One stretch of Rosistilla oblonga DNA includes these proteins:
- a CDS encoding DUF421 domain-containing protein — MKYRQTFATQYRRRTTVFEKWIDASPTQLGMILLSTVCVYAAILLYTRVSGLRSFSKMSAADFAMTIAIGSLFGATISAPSPTLLMGGFALLCVFVGQTVVAWLRRKSPTVCKLVDNQPMLLMAGSEILRGNLRRANLTEADLRGKLRQSNVYRYDDVLAVVFETTGDVSVLQRDDHTTPPDQEIFEGVIDSHRLELKSRRPQPSDRSTDPYPR; from the coding sequence TTGAAATATCGCCAGACTTTTGCCACCCAATACAGGAGACGAACAACCGTGTTTGAAAAATGGATCGACGCGTCGCCGACCCAACTGGGAATGATTCTGCTGTCGACAGTTTGCGTCTATGCCGCGATCTTGCTCTACACACGTGTCAGTGGGTTACGCAGTTTCTCCAAAATGTCCGCCGCTGATTTTGCCATGACGATCGCGATCGGATCGCTATTCGGCGCGACGATCTCCGCTCCCTCGCCGACGCTGTTGATGGGAGGCTTTGCGCTGCTGTGCGTCTTCGTCGGCCAAACCGTTGTCGCTTGGTTACGTCGTAAGTCGCCAACGGTTTGCAAACTCGTCGACAACCAGCCGATGTTGCTGATGGCCGGCAGCGAGATCTTGCGGGGGAACTTGCGTCGAGCGAATCTGACCGAAGCCGACTTGCGCGGCAAACTCCGCCAGTCGAATGTCTATCGGTACGACGATGTGTTGGCTGTCGTTTTTGAAACCACCGGCGACGTTTCGGTCTTGCAACGCGACGACCACACCACGCCGCCAGATCAAGAAATTTTTGAAGGCGTTATCGACAGCCATCGCCTGGAGCTAAAGAGCCGTCGGCCCCAACCGAGTGATCGATCCACAGACCCGTATCCACGATGA
- a CDS encoding GumC family protein — MNQETPRTENSLDLFTALWQNKGKMFLVFALVMVATVGYLSKAKLKYTSEAKLFIRLGKETIGLDPTATVGQTVSVQEAREKEIHSVQTLVHSRNVLERVVDNVGVDRILEQSEDGESSWMPIDLDYIKSFSPVYVDSPRDKAIAKLEKSLVTFNPRSTAIIGLRYETISPELAAEVLQEVIHSSVDAQVRVHQSEGSNDFFLVQTSQLSDEVAALEDQMLKFKNETGVSELNQHRQVKIAQLASLEDALMDTIAKIEAAQSEIESRTLLIRELPERVRLAETTGLPSSAAQGMREQLYSLQLIENELMSRYQPDHPKVRQTRAQIAAAQETLESERVLTQVTMGVNESRREMESALLNQQAIAESLAARKQILTRQIAEVEEELRGINKSEITLAQISRKLDLARASYQDYAKRSELARLDMAISKGSLSNLSVLQRPSDSKIPSSPKVALTLVMGTTLGLFLSLAVGLLAQLMGNHARDPQESKNRSSLFAWKSLPFADAANRFFSFRWL, encoded by the coding sequence ATGAATCAAGAAACCCCACGCACTGAGAATTCCTTGGATCTCTTCACAGCCTTGTGGCAAAACAAAGGCAAGATGTTTCTCGTCTTCGCTTTGGTGATGGTCGCCACGGTTGGATATTTGTCCAAGGCGAAATTGAAGTATACGTCCGAAGCGAAACTGTTCATCCGATTGGGAAAAGAGACCATCGGCTTGGACCCGACCGCAACCGTTGGGCAAACCGTTTCGGTTCAGGAGGCCCGCGAAAAGGAGATCCATTCGGTGCAGACGCTTGTTCACAGTCGCAACGTGCTGGAACGAGTTGTCGATAACGTCGGCGTCGATCGCATCTTAGAACAGTCCGAGGACGGCGAGTCGAGCTGGATGCCAATCGATTTGGATTACATCAAATCGTTTAGCCCGGTCTATGTCGACAGCCCTCGCGACAAGGCGATCGCAAAACTCGAGAAGAGTCTCGTCACGTTTAACCCACGCTCGACCGCGATTATCGGTTTGCGTTACGAAACGATCAGCCCCGAACTCGCTGCCGAAGTGCTTCAGGAAGTCATTCATTCATCGGTGGATGCACAGGTTCGCGTGCATCAATCCGAGGGATCAAACGACTTCTTTCTGGTCCAGACGTCTCAACTTTCCGACGAAGTTGCCGCGTTGGAGGATCAAATGTTGAAGTTTAAAAACGAAACAGGAGTTTCGGAACTGAATCAACATCGGCAGGTGAAGATCGCTCAACTGGCTTCGCTGGAAGACGCTTTGATGGATACGATTGCCAAGATCGAAGCGGCGCAAAGCGAGATCGAATCCCGCACGCTGTTGATTCGCGAATTGCCCGAACGCGTCCGCCTGGCGGAGACGACCGGTTTGCCCAGCAGTGCCGCTCAAGGAATGCGTGAACAACTCTATTCATTGCAGTTGATCGAAAATGAGTTGATGTCGCGATACCAGCCCGATCATCCAAAAGTTCGCCAAACGCGAGCCCAGATCGCCGCGGCGCAAGAGACGCTGGAATCCGAACGCGTGCTAACGCAAGTCACGATGGGAGTCAACGAATCGCGTCGCGAGATGGAATCCGCGCTGCTGAACCAACAGGCGATCGCCGAATCATTGGCCGCCCGGAAACAGATCCTGACTCGCCAGATCGCGGAGGTCGAAGAGGAACTTCGCGGCATCAATAAGAGTGAAATTACGTTGGCGCAGATCTCTCGCAAGTTGGACCTGGCACGCGCCAGCTACCAAGACTACGCAAAACGATCCGAACTCGCTCGACTCGACATGGCGATCAGCAAAGGCAGCCTGTCGAATCTAAGCGTGTTGCAAAGGCCTAGCGATTCGAAGATCCCGTCCAGCCCCAAAGTTGCGTTGACGTTGGTGATGGGAACGACGCTGGGGTTGTTTCTCAGCTTGGCCGTCGGCTTGCTCGCTCAACTGATGGGCAACCATGCTCGAGATCCTCAAGAAAGCAAAAACAGAAGCTCGTTGTTTGCATGGAAATCGCTGCCGTTCGCCGATGCTGCAAACCGCTTCTTTTCCTTTCGTTGGCTCTAA
- a CDS encoding FAD-dependent oxidoreductase — MTSPQRRQFLKTAGTAAMLGPAGLIMQQRAGAADSSGSAVEGFPDISRGQVVRTSGKLVDGAAFEENSRRIPVAGHSQVLVCGGGPAGIAAALAAARSGAKTQLLELAGCLGGVWTAGMLTKILDTGGKSGIMKEVLTALAAQGSDVAKDSGGTVYDPELAKVVLEEMCVDAGVEICLHTMVVGAVTNDKNQLVAVITESKSGRQVWTADRFIDCTGDGDLAAQAGCQFDLGFGDDCVCQPMSMMALITGPEPEDVQEFIRETGASAKPRFLKFMRDAGIDPSYRAPTLRHLHSGIYSIMTNHEYGVSAFDAAAITKATIEGRREVHEIVRGLRKLGGVWKDLAVVATAEQIGVREGRRVKGRYTITSEDIATGLKHPQSVCNAKFPIDVHSLELAGNPEDIEKLRARGVKRYDIPYPSLVAADVDGLLMAGRCISGDFFAHSSYRVTGNAVPMGEAAGQAAAESIRQGVMPHELQWKSGSPRPS, encoded by the coding sequence ATGACTTCTCCCCAACGTAGACAGTTCTTGAAAACCGCTGGTACCGCGGCGATGCTGGGCCCTGCCGGACTGATAATGCAGCAGCGTGCGGGGGCAGCCGATTCCTCCGGCTCCGCAGTCGAAGGTTTTCCCGATATCAGCCGCGGCCAAGTCGTCCGGACCAGCGGCAAGTTGGTCGATGGGGCGGCGTTTGAAGAGAACAGCCGGCGGATTCCTGTCGCCGGACACAGCCAGGTGCTGGTCTGCGGCGGTGGGCCCGCGGGAATCGCAGCGGCATTGGCGGCAGCTCGCAGCGGCGCGAAGACGCAGCTGTTAGAGCTGGCCGGTTGCCTTGGCGGCGTTTGGACCGCGGGCATGCTGACCAAGATCCTCGATACCGGTGGCAAGTCGGGGATTATGAAAGAGGTCCTCACGGCGCTTGCAGCCCAGGGGAGCGACGTCGCCAAAGATTCGGGCGGGACCGTCTACGATCCCGAACTGGCGAAGGTCGTGTTGGAAGAGATGTGTGTCGATGCGGGAGTCGAGATCTGCCTGCACACGATGGTCGTCGGAGCGGTCACCAACGATAAGAATCAGTTGGTTGCGGTGATCACCGAATCGAAGTCGGGACGTCAGGTCTGGACCGCTGACCGCTTCATCGATTGCACCGGCGATGGCGATCTGGCCGCCCAAGCTGGCTGCCAGTTCGATCTCGGCTTCGGCGACGATTGTGTCTGCCAACCGATGTCGATGATGGCTCTGATCACCGGTCCCGAACCGGAAGATGTGCAGGAGTTCATTCGCGAGACGGGTGCGTCGGCGAAGCCGCGGTTTCTGAAGTTCATGCGAGATGCGGGGATCGATCCGTCCTATCGGGCTCCGACGCTGCGGCATCTGCACAGCGGGATCTATTCGATCATGACGAATCACGAATACGGCGTCTCCGCGTTCGACGCCGCAGCGATCACCAAGGCGACGATTGAAGGGCGTCGCGAAGTGCACGAGATCGTCCGCGGGCTGCGGAAGCTCGGTGGCGTCTGGAAAGATTTGGCAGTCGTTGCGACAGCCGAACAGATTGGCGTTCGCGAGGGGCGGCGAGTCAAAGGTCGCTACACGATCACCAGCGAAGATATCGCGACGGGATTAAAACATCCTCAATCGGTCTGCAACGCGAAGTTCCCGATCGACGTCCATTCGTTGGAGCTCGCGGGGAATCCCGAGGATATCGAAAAGCTGCGGGCACGTGGAGTGAAGCGATACGACATTCCGTATCCCTCGCTCGTCGCAGCGGATGTCGACGGGCTGCTGATGGCGGGGCGTTGTATCAGCGGCGACTTCTTCGCCCATTCCAGCTACCGCGTCACCGGCAACGCGGTTCCGATGGGCGAAGCGGCTGGGCAAGCTGCTGCCGAATCGATCCGCCAAGGCGTCATGCCGCACGAGCTGCAATGGAAATCGGGCAGCCCGCGACCGAGCTGA
- a CDS encoding class I SAM-dependent methyltransferase: MTTHAAPLRRRPYWTRAAAVLQEWIREPAQVASLVPSAPALTQRVAKQPGVSNATKIVDLGPGTGGTTEALLAAAAENCRVLAIEKAAGFIEPLNEIVDGRLTVEHADVVGLERILLIHQMTSPDVIVSGIPFSSLDPRVATDIIKSVHRTLPKGGTFIAYQLRSDVARYASPLFGTPQTEIVWMNVPPLRIFTWTKQ; encoded by the coding sequence ATGACAACACATGCCGCACCTCTCCGCCGTCGTCCCTACTGGACTCGCGCCGCTGCCGTCCTGCAAGAATGGATCCGCGAACCAGCGCAAGTCGCGTCGCTTGTCCCCAGTGCCCCCGCGTTGACGCAGCGGGTGGCCAAACAGCCGGGCGTTTCCAACGCGACAAAAATCGTCGACCTCGGACCGGGGACCGGCGGGACCACCGAAGCATTGCTGGCGGCCGCGGCGGAGAATTGCCGTGTTCTGGCGATCGAAAAGGCAGCCGGTTTCATCGAACCATTAAACGAAATCGTCGACGGGCGGCTGACTGTCGAACACGCTGACGTCGTCGGTCTGGAACGCATCCTGTTGATCCATCAGATGACATCGCCCGACGTCATCGTTTCGGGAATCCCCTTCTCATCGCTCGATCCTCGCGTCGCCACCGACATCATCAAATCGGTCCACCGAACGCTGCCCAAGGGCGGAACATTTATTGCTTATCAACTGCGCAGCGATGTCGCTCGGTACGCATCGCCTCTGTTCGGCACTCCGCAGACCGAGATCGTTTGGATGAACGTGCCCCCGCTGCGGATCTTCACCTGGACGAAGCAGTAG
- a CDS encoding glycosyltransferase family 4 protein has product MNAGRKIIYDSRWISPTGIGRFASELNDRLGCLQHQAIGGSPTSPLDCLRIGWMMWRTDSAFFSPGFNVPLAWPMLTKQPYVFTIHDLIYVNHPAEASLAKRLYCEHVIRPAARRAYKVLTVSEFSKQEIVAWAGIDPSQVEVVYNGVGSAFTVAGPLHQIDHPYVLYVGNQRPHKNVGGLLHAFAKISDRTEARLAITGTATAETDATIAKLSLGDRVCFLGKLSDDQLAAAYRGAQVTVLASEYEGFGLPVVESMACGTPVVCSNVTSLPEVAGGAAVLVDTDPDSIAEGLLRVLQDESLRDTLAAAGLVRAADFSWEATAAKVQQVLQPLVTAAPVTHANAVQTLEASAK; this is encoded by the coding sequence ATGAACGCTGGTCGCAAGATCATCTACGACTCACGTTGGATCAGCCCGACCGGGATCGGTCGCTTTGCCAGTGAACTGAACGACCGCCTCGGCTGCCTGCAGCACCAAGCGATTGGCGGCAGCCCGACCAGTCCGTTGGATTGCTTGCGGATCGGATGGATGATGTGGAGAACCGATTCCGCTTTCTTTTCGCCTGGCTTCAACGTGCCGTTGGCGTGGCCGATGCTCACCAAGCAACCGTATGTGTTTACGATCCACGATTTGATTTACGTAAACCATCCCGCGGAAGCTTCGTTGGCAAAGCGGCTGTATTGTGAACATGTGATCCGGCCGGCCGCGCGAAGAGCGTACAAGGTTCTCACCGTTTCGGAATTCTCAAAACAGGAGATCGTTGCCTGGGCGGGAATCGATCCGTCGCAAGTCGAAGTTGTCTACAACGGCGTCGGCAGCGCATTCACCGTTGCCGGGCCACTGCACCAAATCGATCATCCCTACGTTCTGTACGTTGGCAATCAACGTCCTCACAAAAATGTCGGCGGTTTGTTGCACGCCTTCGCGAAGATCAGCGACCGGACCGAAGCGAGGTTGGCGATCACCGGAACGGCGACTGCGGAGACCGACGCTACGATCGCCAAGTTGTCGCTGGGCGATCGCGTTTGCTTCCTCGGCAAGTTGTCCGACGACCAGCTAGCCGCCGCCTATCGCGGTGCTCAAGTGACAGTCTTGGCGTCCGAATACGAAGGTTTTGGATTGCCCGTGGTCGAATCGATGGCTTGCGGCACACCTGTCGTCTGCAGCAACGTCACCTCGCTGCCGGAGGTTGCAGGTGGCGCCGCGGTGTTGGTGGATACAGATCCCGACAGCATCGCCGAAGGGTTGCTTCGCGTTTTGCAGGATGAATCGCTGCGAGACACGTTAGCCGCCGCGGGACTGGTTCGCGCGGCTGATTTCAGCTGGGAAGCGACAGCTGCCAAAGTCCAGCAGGTTCTGCAACCGCTTGTCACCGCGGCTCCTGTGACGCACGCCAACGCCGTTCAAACTCTTGAAGCATCTGCGAAATAG
- a CDS encoding lipopolysaccharide biosynthesis protein produces MSEKPRDATTLVPPEPVSAAVNPADQPAGGEGKSVEAAEGSGVQRTGKRLFRESLWVVGGRLLGIGTAIAINVVLARVLPPSDVGVFFLLASILTFAGYVAMFGLNAAMVRFVSERIGVEDVRGAEAALRQGAKLAVASIVIGSLLCFVFLYFAGEQVFGVDNLSVLAPLVALSVLGSATIQLCASLLRSFHDSRLSILLTGQFGGPLCNLLFIGLTVGSCLLFAPTLEQVMIFCAGSLCLLTPFAIFCVHRIARARLSQIEQSDQPSHVLPMATLLLVCLPLMLTQGLSYITGQADIWIGGAIVDHEELALYAASRRLMLLIGMPMQLVNLTVIASIAELRAQGRLQDLQRILRSAATLAAVAALLVCVPIMIFPGEIAAFIFGPYYAGGATVLRILCIGQVVFVSVGAAELTLMMSGQHMKALSINIFTSIALFASGVFMTHHWGIVGLAIAWTAIVSLQCIGFCLMARWSVGVWTVMEVRVLRAGREMLATVTSKLGKARNNNAI; encoded by the coding sequence ATGAGTGAAAAACCGCGAGACGCTACGACGCTTGTACCACCGGAACCGGTGTCTGCTGCGGTGAACCCAGCCGATCAGCCAGCCGGCGGAGAGGGCAAGTCCGTGGAAGCTGCCGAGGGTTCGGGTGTTCAGCGGACCGGCAAGCGACTGTTTCGCGAGAGTCTGTGGGTTGTTGGCGGTCGGTTGTTGGGGATCGGAACCGCGATTGCGATCAACGTCGTCCTGGCCCGCGTGTTGCCTCCGTCCGATGTCGGCGTCTTCTTTCTGCTGGCGAGCATCCTGACATTTGCCGGGTACGTGGCGATGTTTGGGCTGAACGCCGCCATGGTTCGCTTCGTTTCCGAGCGGATTGGAGTGGAAGATGTTCGCGGTGCCGAAGCGGCTCTCCGCCAAGGAGCCAAGCTGGCGGTCGCGTCGATCGTGATCGGCAGCCTGCTCTGTTTTGTCTTCTTGTACTTTGCTGGCGAGCAGGTTTTTGGAGTTGATAACCTCTCGGTGCTCGCTCCGCTGGTGGCGCTGAGCGTCCTCGGTTCGGCGACGATTCAATTGTGTGCCAGCCTGCTGCGGAGCTTTCACGACTCGAGATTATCGATCTTATTGACGGGGCAATTCGGTGGCCCGTTGTGCAATTTGCTGTTCATTGGGTTGACCGTCGGCAGCTGTCTGCTGTTCGCCCCAACACTCGAACAGGTGATGATATTTTGTGCGGGATCGCTGTGTCTATTGACGCCGTTTGCGATTTTCTGCGTGCATCGGATCGCCCGGGCGCGGCTGTCTCAGATCGAACAAAGCGATCAACCGTCGCACGTCTTGCCGATGGCGACGCTGCTGCTGGTCTGCCTGCCGCTGATGCTGACCCAGGGACTTTCTTATATCACCGGGCAAGCCGATATCTGGATCGGTGGTGCGATCGTCGACCATGAAGAACTCGCGTTGTATGCCGCCTCGCGACGGTTGATGCTGTTGATCGGAATGCCGATGCAGTTGGTCAATCTGACGGTGATCGCATCGATCGCCGAACTGCGAGCTCAGGGACGTTTGCAGGACCTGCAGCGGATTCTCCGATCGGCGGCGACGCTCGCCGCGGTTGCCGCATTGCTCGTCTGTGTTCCTATCATGATCTTCCCCGGCGAGATCGCGGCGTTCATCTTCGGCCCCTATTACGCCGGCGGAGCGACGGTACTGCGGATCTTGTGTATCGGGCAGGTGGTGTTTGTCAGTGTAGGTGCGGCGGAATTAACGCTGATGATGTCGGGCCAGCACATGAAAGCGTTATCGATCAACATCTTCACCTCGATCGCCTTGTTCGCCAGCGGCGTCTTCATGACTCATCACTGGGGAATCGTCGGTTTGGCGATCGCATGGACAGCGATTGTGTCGCTGCAATGTATCGGTTTTTGTTTGATGGCCCGCTGGTCGGTTGGCGTCTGGACCGTAATGGAGGTTCGGGTTTTGCGGGCGGGGCGGGAAATGCTGGCTACGGTAACGTCGAAGTTGGGCAAAGCAAGAAACAACAACGCAATCTGA
- a CDS encoding glycosyltransferase, with product MKNVALIHEWLTTYAGSERVVEQMLLQYPESDLYAVANILSDKDREFLRGKEPTTSFIQKLPFLKKFLRHYLPLMPMAVEQWDLSAYDVILSSNHAVAKGVICGPDQLHVSYVHTPIRYAWEFQAQYLRESKLTWGVRSMVTRMILHYMRIWDNVSSTRVDAFVANSQFIANRIQKCYGRTAEVIYPPVDVDAFAPNYNKEDYYIAASRLVPYKRVDLIVEAFRLMPDRKLLVVGDGPMFKTLKANCPDNVELLGYLPHEKMLRLMQGAKAFVFAAEEDFGITSVEAQACATPVIAYGRGGSLETVVEGVTGCFFEEQVPESVAAAVDAFEQQQSQFDLQATRKHAEGFRPERFRAELAEFIDSEWRKFVQHRRRRPKRSITSSVPDPLNCPVVKSPDLVNFAGVSSK from the coding sequence ATGAAAAATGTAGCCCTCATTCACGAATGGCTCACCACCTACGCTGGATCCGAACGCGTGGTTGAGCAGATGTTGTTGCAGTATCCCGAATCGGATCTGTACGCGGTTGCAAACATCTTGTCGGACAAAGATCGTGAGTTTTTGCGTGGCAAAGAACCGACGACCAGCTTCATCCAAAAGCTCCCTTTCCTGAAGAAGTTCCTGCGACACTATCTGCCGCTGATGCCGATGGCGGTCGAGCAGTGGGATTTGAGCGCCTACGACGTGATCTTGTCTTCGAATCATGCCGTCGCCAAAGGCGTGATCTGCGGCCCCGACCAATTACACGTCAGTTACGTTCACACACCGATTCGTTACGCGTGGGAGTTTCAAGCTCAATACCTACGCGAATCGAAACTGACCTGGGGTGTCCGCAGTATGGTGACCCGGATGATCTTGCACTACATGCGAATCTGGGACAACGTCTCGTCGACTCGCGTCGATGCCTTTGTCGCAAACAGCCAGTTCATCGCGAACCGAATTCAAAAGTGTTACGGCCGGACGGCGGAAGTCATCTACCCGCCAGTCGATGTCGATGCCTTCGCCCCGAATTACAATAAAGAAGATTATTACATCGCCGCGTCGCGGTTGGTTCCCTACAAACGCGTCGATTTGATCGTCGAAGCGTTCCGCTTGATGCCCGACCGTAAGTTGTTGGTTGTCGGCGACGGACCGATGTTCAAAACGCTGAAGGCGAACTGTCCTGACAACGTGGAATTACTCGGGTATTTACCTCACGAAAAGATGCTTCGTTTGATGCAGGGGGCCAAAGCGTTTGTGTTTGCCGCCGAAGAAGACTTCGGTATCACATCGGTCGAAGCGCAAGCTTGTGCAACGCCGGTGATCGCTTACGGACGCGGTGGCAGCCTGGAAACGGTGGTCGAGGGAGTGACCGGGTGCTTCTTTGAAGAACAGGTTCCAGAAAGTGTAGCCGCCGCCGTCGATGCGTTTGAGCAGCAGCAGAGTCAGTTCGATTTGCAGGCCACGCGGAAACATGCCGAGGGTTTTCGCCCCGAACGGTTCCGCGCCGAACTGGCCGAGTTCATCGATTCGGAATGGCGTAAGTTCGTCCAGCACCGGCGGCGTCGACCCAAGCGTAGTATCACAAGTTCGGTTCCCGATCCGTTGAATTGCCCGGTCGTCAAGTCTCCCGACTTGGTTAACTTCGCAGGAGTGTCATCCAAATGA